ACTTCAACTGAcacaatttatcaaaaaatgtcagactacccgcgtaatgtttaacaaaatatctaaacagttttataattaagttaaattatatgATTACCCTACTTAACTTTCCGAGTTCTACAATCTACACCTATGGATATGTCTGTACTCAGTTGCGTACAGTGACCTCAAAtgggttaaagctacatagaaatcatgtatgacggaaatgttctccttaaaattatctataaaaacacaacagcatatatatgtctatctattatgattgactcacaataacacgtgtaactcccgatagcttagcagttcggagctttctaattatatttgtctactcttatgtttataacactcatcccttataagaaagttaacattcaataaaaaaagaacctattcaataaaaaaagaatcataaaaatcggtaaagaaacaccaaagttatacaagaaatacgctgagccatcgcgcgtgaatactaatccatgctatatggattatttttgtgtaacggtcgccgcgctcgacgcgactcgcggtgtgaggaataaataaagaagtgccgccttaatgagtagggtaggggtagggtagggtagggtaggataggggtagttgaaagtttacaacgactttcacgcggacgaagtcgcgggcgtccgctagtaataaataatgtattgacATAGCTGGGCATCGATAATAGTGAACTTTGTTAACCGTTAATCTGCTACAAAAAAAGTAAGCTTCATTAAACGTTAAAGCCTTACTTATCGGAACAaataacgcaagttaacgtcaATCGAAAATTCGATATTATATGTTAAATCGCAATTTTATGTTTGCATTGGAAAGGCTTcgaaactgctgaaccgatttgtaaaattcttttactgttgggaagctgctatccccgggtgctatatatatttatcccAGTCTccttacgggaacgggcactacgcaggtgaatataaaataagaattaGAGTCGCAACAACCGACAACCATACATGCATGCATACATACCGATAGACAACCGAcgcgacggcttaacgtgctctccagaGCACGTATATCCACCACCATCATCCCAGCTCGGGGCTGCAATTTATACAGCCAATTTCTTGGAATAGGTATAGgaaatctcaatatttcataactcTCCCAGGACCTCAAGATTGGAAGCCTGGATTGGCCACTGGATCAAGACAGTTGACTGAATAAGTCAACTATTCAAGTAGTGCAAAATAATTTTCTCTGATAACTCTTGGTGTTAAAACAGCTTTCCACCCTATTTGACGACTATTACGGTTCAATAAAAATTGTCATGTTTACAGGACGTCACTTTGGAATGATTGTAATGAAGAGTGTCCTTGCAAATGTTCtaagaaattacaaaattacatcCAGCAGTTGCGGTCGTCTAAAAATTGAAATACTCCTGTTTCCAGTTTCAGGACATATGATTACTATCGAAAAACGTTAAACCCCagaagttaaatatttaaagtacTTAGGACCttacttatttatgtaaaaactttattaaaaattaaaaaaaacaagatttgAGCCTTTTGTATTacttaccatttttttatttagatatgtttaggtacctattataaatgtttacaaaaaaattttaaaatcgataaATCTGTTCAAAACTAAtgagttttattttaactttctcACTTCTAATAGATTTGCCACAACCAAATGAAAtcatgtaaaatttaaaaagacaaaaattattgaaatcctttttagataaagtttttttttgtatttataacttATCAGGTCtctaagataaataaattatagtaaaagAAACAAACGAGTGTGTCTCGggaccatagatttacgattcggtacaagacAGAGTGTCGTGACGCCATATCGCGTTTTCGTTTttgaccgatttaaaaaaaaaaggaggaggttatcaattcgccggaatctttttttttatctatgttCACCGATTATTAAGTTATCACAATCACAAATTCATCTAGATTTGTATAGTTCTCAtcgatacaaattaatcaaacccaacaaaaggtaactgctgtaaatcttTAAGGAGTTTCCTCGTCGgtattttggctccatcatccaTCTAGGCATCTATcccaaaccttcatgaaattgaaGTGCTTTAGAATACATAATGAAACAATTTATGAACATGCTAGTCacccatatattttttgaattttaccCTCGATTTCTCTAGGATCCCAGGGACCCatccctttaaaacaaaaaagattttttaaattggtttatgCGTTTTaagacatggctgtacggtgtcatacctttgccttttccctacgggaaagcataaagaaaaaaaatgtgcgcgtaaataaaaaaaaaacataccaatcaACTTGAAAACTTCCTACTTTTGCCGGATTGTGTTGAATGATTTAAAAAACGCTCAACCACTTCAAGTTTACTAAAATAAAGTtacgtttaattttttagtatttttatattcgttataaaaaaatcgatatctaaaaagaacaaaataatcgaatattctgtgaaTAAGTGTGTGTATTGagaattaaatttatagttgtgtgtagtttgGACACATGGTGGACACGAATATTTattggttttaaatattttcgatgtgtgagtttacctcatccccctcaaaaaacgacttTGATGATGAACTTtggtgcgatacaagtccataggTATTTAATCTGAGCTTCTATACAAGGGCGCAGTTGCCTACTttctttctctgtctacaagTTTTTGGTACAAGTATTATCCgatttctattttaattatacccacagatcactatagactatattatacCTGTGGTAGTTGTTGCACTGCATTAGTAATCTGTgcattcgtatttttttaatctatggaAAATAAACATGGCTGGCTTGGTTTGTTGGCTTTATAATTTTCGGTAGCATTCCGCTATTTCAATAATTTaggttatttatttgtgttatttgtCCTAAGTGTTTGTTGTAATTTGTGAGACATATTCCTCTAAATCGTATGTGTCACTGGCGTCAACTGTATATAATGTTACGAAGTCTTCTATAGAAACAAGGTAAGAACATGAATACTCACATATAATACATTACGAATTGCGATTACAGAGGTTTCTTAGATTTAGACGAgactttaatacaaaatttttcaattagGTGTCAAGGTCTAAACATGGATTTTGGAACCCCTCCTCCGAATTTGAGCATGCCTCCACCCGGCATGGGTGGACCCATGGGGCCGCCAGGCCGTAACATTCGCCATAATTTCAGACCTTTCAACTATCAAATGCGATTCCCCGCCCAGGGTCCTCTGAATATGACTCAAGACGACTTCGATGGTAAACGTTTACGTAAATCAGTAATGCGTAAAACTGTAGATTATAATTCTTCAATTATAAAAGCCTTAGAATGTCGCGTTTGGCAAAGAGATTGGCGGGACAGGTATGCCTTACAACCGGATGCCATGTACACGCCTGACTTACTACCGCCGCCTTCGTACCCAGATAATCCTATAAATGCTGTTACCACTCGATTTGTTAAGACTGCTACTAATAAAATGAGATGTCCTATTTTCGCTGTTGCTTGGACGCCTGAGGGACGCAGGTTAATAACAGGTGCTTCATCTGGAGAGTTCACCCTATGGAATGgattaacatttaattttgaaactatTCTACAAGCTCACGATTCGCCTGTGAGATCCATGGTATGGTCTCACGGTGAAGGTTGGATGGTGACAGGAGATCACTCTGGTTTTATTAAGTATTGGCAGAGTAAcatgaataatgtaaaaatgtatCAAGCTCATAAAGAAGCAGTAAGAGGTATTAGTTTTAGTCCTAGTGATTCAAAGATAGTTACTTGTTCAGATGATGGCACACTGCGGATATTTGACTTTTATAGATGTCAAGAGGAAAGGATTTTAAGGGGGCACGGTGCAGATGTTAAATGTGTGCAGTGGCACCCAACAAAGGCTCTCATTGTATCTGGCAGTAAGGATAATCAGCAACCAATAAAGTTATGGGATCCCAAGTCGGGTACAGCATTATCAACTTTACATGCACACAAATCTACAGTAATGGACTTGCAGTGGAATGAAAATGGCAACTGGCTAATAACAGCATCCCGAGACCATTTGTTAAAACTTTTTGACATTCGTAAGCTTGGCACTGAGCTTCAAATATTCAGAGGCCACAAGAAAGAGGCGTCTAGTGTAGTATGGCATCCCACTCATGAGGGCTTGTTCTGTTCTGGTGGCTCTGATGGAACTATCTTATTTTGGAATGTTGGTACTGATAAGGAAGTAGGATGTATAGAAGGTGCTCATGAGTCTATAGTTTGGACGATGGCTTGGCATCCCTTGGGCCACATACTGTGCTCGGGATCAAATGATCACACATCAAAGTTTTGGACCCGCAATCGCCCAGGTGATCAGATGAGGGATAAGTATAATCTGAACACATTACCTCCAGGTGTTCAAGATGACAATGAGTTAGAAGAGCCAGCAGCTATTCCGGGAATGGGGCCGGAAGACAAGGTTGAAATATTTTCATCTGACACTGATAAAGTAATTCCTGGATTGGATTTGGATACAACAATGATGCCTATGGAGTTTGAAAAGAAAGTTAAGAAAGTTCCTTACAGCAAGCCTATACCGAGAAACTTCCAGGTTCAGTGGAATCATGGTCCAACAGTAGATGATGCAGCAACAGAAGCTTTAACGCAAGCTCTAGTGGAATCTGTCCCAGGAGCAGTCCCTTTACAACAACTGACTCCTACTGCTATATTCATTTATGGAAGGCTTATATCAGTAGAGCCAGGATCAAAACTTGAAAAAGCTATTAGTGAAGGCCCAATATCCTTGAGAAAATATATTGCAACAGGTGATATTGAAGAATTAGAAGATATGATGCCACACCTGGAGCATGATGCTGAGGATGATAACTTTCTGCAGCCATTTGAATATCCCTCTCAAGATACCAATGAGAATGAAAATAATGCAggtgatgatgaaaataatgaCAAAAATGATTATGATAAGGAAGAGTATTATGATAATGAAATGGATACAAGTGAACAAAACCAGGATGACTACAATAACTATGATAATGGACCACCAGATATGAATAATATGATGCCAATGGGAAATATGCCTCCAATGGGATTCATGGGACCTCCAATGAATATGGGTCCTCCTATGGGCCCTCCCCCAATGGGTCCTCCCCCAATGCATGGTGGTGGTATGCACATGCCCCCTCCACATATGCCACCAATGGGTAACATGCCTCCAATGGGTAATATGCCACCAATGGGTCCTATGCCTCCTATGAACAATATGAATACAAGGCCAATGTTCCCTGATAATGGTTTTAATAAAGGACATTATGACAGCAACCAGTCATATTCTCAAGAAAATGAGGATTATAATGAAGAAGAGTCATATAATAATGAGGAGGAAAATTACAATGATGAAGACAATAATAGTGAAGACAATAATTATGGCCGAAACCAAAGATGGGGTGGTGGTTACAGAGGAAGAGGTCAGGATAGAAGTCCAAACAGAGGGAGAGGTCAAGATCGTGGCAGAGGACACGACCGAGGTAGAGGACGCGGTATGAACGGTTTTGGGGCCCGCAACATGCGTCGAGGAGGCAACCAACGAGGGTCCTCTTGGAATCGTCGGGGCAGTGGTGCCAATCGAATGTTTCGAAGAGGTGgtaaacaaactaattaaagttCAGTAGGATTTGGTCTGAAAATGCATGCTTCAAAGACAATTATTTGAACAACTGATAGTGTTAAGTGCGAGAGAATAAGTATGGACATGTAAGAAggttgtaaataattttcaattacatCTTGTATTTcgtttaaatgaataaaataatgattttttttcaagttaaaaaaaattattagttgTCTCCTACAGATGCCCTATGCTGTGGATACAGGTGAGTTGATTAGTTTCAATCATGTAATTGTACACTTTGAGCAAATTCATACATTCTGTTCTTGTAATATCAGGTAATATTTGCATAAAATGAAAGGCGACAGCACACACACAAAAAGAAGTTTGGATTCGTTTAGAGTTGGCAGAGTTTTCTGAAGATACTTCGAGTCCAGATCATCATTTTGCAGCATACTTATAGTAAGATCCtggtattttttgattttgtcaataaagatttttttataaataaagaataaccCTATCctctatttttaaaagatatttgTTTATGTGGGGTAAATAAAATGTTggcaaataaaatacaaaaatataaaataataaaaatgtccaAGGTTcacataccctaccctacttgcACCTTATATAGTCAGTTCAAATTAATATTGcattattttcatgaaattaaatGGAAATTTACACTTAAcagcattatttttttgttttcttactGAAAGTGTAATTGAAAAAATTGATAACTAAAAATATTCTGTAAATCATTTTACTTCATGAGTTCTATTATAATCCTAGGGTAAAGTTaactgaaatttttaatttaaagtatttactcaatttaatttatcaattgtCTAGACTaactgaattttattattaatttgatcATTTAATATTCCAGAATTTCTTAATATAATATGGAATAGTAAAATCTACTAACAGTGTATCATGCAATTATAATCACtgaaatatttaagaaataaattgataaatatatttggacaatagacacatttcaaaagaatttgcagtaattattgtttgtttgtcattATTTGTGTGTTAAGTATTTTGTACTGACTTTTCCTAACCTGCTATCTCCAGCCTTGGACTAAAACAATGAActtacataaaaacataaagaaaaatgtttacGTATGGCGGATactcataattatacaaatgaaaacgatttaaaaataaaatagttgaatttgaattttgtagaaatataaatttatgaaatatttgaGGGTTTCATTTGCTACCctttacctacataaataaagaaatattgacagaaataaaatgtagtttcaatttttttgtttaagcaTTTTTAATCCCCTTGAAAATGCTTGAATTTTTAGTGAACAATGTTTCTTTTGTTGCAGATGAATCTGGGCAGATGGGTGTTTGGGCTGATTACTATATCTGTTAGCTGGGCGTCTCACTACGACAATGGCGGAGACAAGAACTCGCTTGCTAGCGTGTCAACTGAAAACACCACAGTGCGACTAGAGCCTATTGAAGGGACGCCGAATTATATACTGAAGAAAATGGAGAAAAGCACACAGTGGTTTCCAGAACGAGAGATTAAACTAGATAGCTGTGTACGAAGAGCTCAATGTGAACCCCTCAATAAGACCACATGCCTCGGCGCCAAGTTGCCGTACAACAGGACAAGCGTACATCTAACATTCTATGACAGCCAATACCAAATACAAAACCAGTTGGAACTCTACAGGGAATTGATAAATGTGCCAAAATGTTGGGCGGTCGTGCAGCCATTACTTTGCGCCACTTTCATGCCCAACTGCGAAAACATCCTCGGCCAGGACATGGTGTATTTACCTTCGTACGAGATGTGCAAAATAACGATGGAGCCGTGTGCCATATTATACAATACGTCATATTTCCCATATTTTTTGAAGTGCAACACTACTTTATTCCCACCGAAGTGTGAAAACGCAGCGAGGGAGATGAAATTTAACACATCTGGAAAATGTCTTGCGCCTCTTATACATACTGATAAGGCGCCGCATTTTTACGAAGGTACGCTCTATTTTATGCAACTACTAGTTGAAGGCTGTATGTAGGTTTTGTCATTATTGGTCTGTAAAATAATGCAGACAAGATGAGCGCGTTTACTTCTACATTTCAGGTCTTTAATTATGTTGGCATACGATTAATAGTTTAGTGCACATTACATTTTCCACGATGACTTGAGATATCTGTGAGGATGTGTGAGATTTGATTCTTACAAGGTTTTTCGATTTTTAAGGAAAAGAGTAAAACTTTGTTATTCATTCAGCAGAGCTCTTGATGACCACTATTTTGGGTATGGTTACCATTGTAATTACGAGCTTAAACTTGAGGGCATGAGGTTTTATCCAATTTTTTACCCAAGGTTTTACACCAATGCCTCATATTCCTCGCATGCCCTTTGATGGTCTGTCATTGCCATCTCTAACAGTAAAAACAGAACACTTTTACATCTTATTTGAAAAAGGTACCACAGCTCATTATAGTGTTACTAGAATCACGCGAATGTTGAAGCATACTTGTAAAGACTGTTGATGTTGCTTCTCCCTTCttccacagaacagcgagacgtaAAGGGTGGCGTCCCAACTTTATTGATATCCATATGACCCTCACCAAACGTTTCTTATTTGAACTGCTAAGTGTAGGACATCTTTCCGGCGTCTCCCTGTTACCTACAATCTAGACACCTTTAAGGCAAGAATGAGACACTATcactgctttccatcaggcatgattgtagtcaaacaaGGCTATTGATCAATAAAAAAAGCTAGTATTTTGAACCGCCTCCTATTCTACTAGGTATATCTGGCTGCGGTCTGCCCTGCCGCGACCCGCTGTATACAGAGGACGAGCACCGGCAGATCCACCGGCTGGTGGCGTGGGGCGCCGGCGTGTGCCTGGCGCTCAACCTGCTCACCGTGGCCACCTTCCTCATAGACTGGCGGAGCGCCAACAAGTACCCCGCGCTCGTCATCTTCTATATCAATGTGTGCTTCGCTGTCGCCTCTATGGGGTGTGTATTGCTGACATATTGTCATTATCAGCACTGTACACTGGATGAGCATCGGCAAATCCACCGGCTGGTAGCGTGTGCTAAGTTTACCCAACTGTTGTGTGCTGTGtcatatgagcaccccactgaagatTACAATCCAAGCGCAGTCTTAGGAAAAATGGAATTCTCAATTATAAGTGTTTCTAACATTTgataatgaaaactcaatacgtT
This window of the Bicyclus anynana chromosome 19, ilBicAnyn1.1, whole genome shotgun sequence genome carries:
- the LOC112049135 gene encoding pre-mRNA 3' end processing protein WDR33 — encoded protein: MDFGTPPPNLSMPPPGMGGPMGPPGRNIRHNFRPFNYQMRFPAQGPLNMTQDDFDGKRLRKSVMRKTVDYNSSIIKALECRVWQRDWRDRYALQPDAMYTPDLLPPPSYPDNPINAVTTRFVKTATNKMRCPIFAVAWTPEGRRLITGASSGEFTLWNGLTFNFETILQAHDSPVRSMVWSHGEGWMVTGDHSGFIKYWQSNMNNVKMYQAHKEAVRGISFSPSDSKIVTCSDDGTLRIFDFYRCQEERILRGHGADVKCVQWHPTKALIVSGSKDNQQPIKLWDPKSGTALSTLHAHKSTVMDLQWNENGNWLITASRDHLLKLFDIRKLGTELQIFRGHKKEASSVVWHPTHEGLFCSGGSDGTILFWNVGTDKEVGCIEGAHESIVWTMAWHPLGHILCSGSNDHTSKFWTRNRPGDQMRDKYNLNTLPPGVQDDNELEEPAAIPGMGPEDKVEIFSSDTDKVIPGLDLDTTMMPMEFEKKVKKVPYSKPIPRNFQVQWNHGPTVDDAATEALTQALVESVPGAVPLQQLTPTAIFIYGRLISVEPGSKLEKAISEGPISLRKYIATGDIEELEDMMPHLEHDAEDDNFLQPFEYPSQDTNENENNAGDDENNDKNDYDKEEYYDNEMDTSEQNQDDYNNYDNGPPDMNNMMPMGNMPPMGFMGPPMNMGPPMGPPPMGPPPMHGGGMHMPPPHMPPMGNMPPMGNMPPMGPMPPMNNMNTRPMFPDNGFNKGHYDSNQSYSQENEDYNEEESYNNEEENYNDEDNNSEDNNYGRNQRWGGGYRGRGQDRSPNRGRGQDRGRGHDRGRGRGMNGFGARNMRRGGNQRGSSWNRRGSGANRMFRRGGKQTN